The genomic stretch CTACCTGATAGTCTCCTTCGAGTTGTCCGGGTGTGCCGCCGGTCAATTTTTCCGTTCCAATTTCACCTCCCGCAGAGGCTGTTGTCCACTTGCCCTCTAAGGTGCCATCCTTGCCAATTTTGTAAATCACAATGCCGCTTCCTGCCTCTTCATCCGTACCCCAACCGACAAAGAGGCGACCATCTTCCAAAAAGGCTAGCCCTGACCGATTCCCCGTTGAGGTTTTCCAAAACAGGCTGTATAGGCGTCCTAGGCTTTGAATAATCACGCTACCTGTGTACTTCTTCCCATCAGAGGTTTGGGCTTCCGCAATCGTCCAAGTCCCTTCGATTGTGGCAGCAGGCTGGTTTTGGGCAACAAGAAAGGGTTGAGACGTAGCCGTGCGATCGCTCAACTCTCCTGGATACATCTCCAAAGCTTCTTGCTGCTGGTTTGTGGAGGATTGCTTGACATCTGTGGGAAACAGCCGCTTTGCCTCAGCGCCTTGGTTATATGTCGTTCGTGCCCCTGCGACGAGAGGTGAACACTCAGAGGTGAGAGGCAATAGAGGAGATATCAGAGCCCACAACAGAGGGGTTGTAACAAGACAGTATCTAAGATGGTAGTGCATGGGTAAGTCCTTCAGCAGCTAGGAGAGTACAGTCATGACTCAATGCATCTATATTTCTCATGGAGAGAGATGTTATGCAACAAGTTTTGCTAATAATCAAAGCTTGCCCTCTTCTGCTTTCCTAAACTGTCTATTGCTACTAAATCATCTAGGTCTGCATAATCCGGTAACACCGTATTAATTGGTCTACCGCTTCTGAGAACAATTCGGTCATGGTGCGGACGAGATAATAGTTCACTAAAATTACGTCCTTTAAATAAAATTAAATCAGCAGGGATTCCCACATTAATGCGTCCCAGATTCGGCAAACCCATTAAGTCAGCCGATGTCTTGGTAACAGCACAAGGCCAATCTCCATAAGGCATATCTAACTGGGCAATCCTGACAGATTGGGTAAACACTTCTAAAACATCATGATCGCCAAAACCATAAAATGGATCGCGACAGTTATCGCTAGCAACAGCAACAGAAATACCGTACTGTTTCAATTCGTTGAGTAACGTTACTCCCCGCCAGCGTGGTGTAGTGTTGGGCTTTCTATCTTGAAGATAGAGGTTACACATGGGTAGACTAACAATACCAATCCCTGCCTGTTTGACTAAATCCAACGTTTTTTTGACGACATTGGGTTCCTGCACGGCTAAACTACAGCAGTGACCACAAACAATTTGCCCAGTAAACTCATGACGGATGCTGGCTGCGGCTACTTTTTGCAGGCAAATTGAATTTGGATCGTTGTTTTCATCGGTATGCAAATCCAGATTTAAATTCCGTTCTTTCGCTAGAGAAAATAGGGTATCAAGTTGGGCATCTAAGTCAGGATTCATAAAAGCCACTCCCCCAAGAATGCCCTTATATTCTGCAATTTTATCAGCTAAGGCCACACCTTCTGGGGTTTGATAGTAGTCGAGAGTAACGAGGGAAACTGGTTGCAAAATTAG from Microcoleus sp. AS-A8 encodes the following:
- a CDS encoding cytosine deaminase, yielding MIPTAEHYWLKNVHVPASVLSLNDSSVTAQQTGEGLCLMDLEIAEGNIVQIITADACDTGETPSVNLRGGQVWPCFVDMHTHLDKGHIWTRSPNPDGTFDSALEAAKIDSQQYWQAEDVYRRMEFGLKCSYAHGTQAIRTHIDSFGQQAEISLEVFKALQKAWCEQLILQPVSLVTLDYYQTPEGVALADKIAEYKGILGGVAFMNPDLDAQLDTLFSLAKERNLNLDLHTDENNDPNSICLQKVAAASIRHEFTGQIVCGHCCSLAVQEPNVVKKTLDLVKQAGIGIVSLPMCNLYLQDRKPNTTPRWRGVTLLNELKQYGISVAVASDNCRDPFYGFGDHDVLEVFTQSVRIAQLDMPYGDWPCAVTKTSADLMGLPNLGRINVGIPADLILFKGRNFSELLSRPHHDRIVLRSGRPINTVLPDYADLDDLVAIDSLGKQKRASFDY